The Flavobacterium marginilacus genome window below encodes:
- a CDS encoding phosphatidate cytidylyltransferase, with translation MNETLKRSISGAVYILLLIASIQYSIDTFFVLFGVFLLIAVFEFCNLVHLNKIAPIITACLFYSFFYKIAIAEKDDGVLYVLRYNRNFDLAVLFSSLIVSLKCIVFLFDNKNLKVDSFSKFAYLIGYIILPFVIITKIPFGIKGYNPNILISIFILIWTNDTFAYLVGKSIGRHKLFERISPKKTIEGFLGGIGFAVLASYFISKYFLMLPEKNTYIWLIIAAIVGVFGTIGDLVESKFKRISEKKDSGNIMPGHGGILDRLDSVIFVAPIIFLFYQILNYVS, from the coding sequence ATGAATGAAACACTAAAAAGATCAATATCGGGGGCTGTTTATATTTTATTACTAATAGCTTCAATACAATACTCTATAGATACTTTTTTTGTTCTATTTGGAGTTTTTTTATTAATAGCAGTATTCGAATTTTGCAATCTCGTACACTTAAACAAGATTGCACCAATTATAACAGCCTGTTTATTCTATTCCTTTTTTTATAAAATTGCTATAGCCGAAAAAGATGATGGAGTTTTATACGTACTTCGGTATAACAGAAATTTTGATTTAGCCGTATTATTTTCATCCCTTATCGTCTCATTAAAATGCATTGTCTTTTTATTTGACAACAAAAATTTAAAAGTAGATTCCTTTTCAAAATTTGCTTATCTGATTGGATATATAATTCTGCCATTTGTTATTATCACAAAAATACCTTTTGGAATTAAGGGGTACAACCCAAACATCCTGATTAGTATTTTTATTTTAATATGGACCAATGATACATTTGCTTACTTGGTTGGAAAATCAATTGGTAGACACAAATTATTTGAAAGGATTTCTCCTAAAAAAACCATTGAAGGATTTCTGGGTGGTATAGGATTTGCAGTACTTGCAAGTTATTTTATTTCAAAATATTTTTTAATGCTTCCAGAAAAAAACACATACATCTGGCTTATAATTGCAGCAATTGTTGGTGTTTTCGGAACTATTGGAGATTTAGTTGAGTCCAAATTCAAGCGGATTTCAGAAAAAAAAGACAGCGGCAACATCATGCCCGGCCATGGAGGCATCCTAGATCGATTAGATAGTGTTATCTTTGTAGCACCAATTATATTTTTATTTTATCAAATTTTAAATTATGTTTCATAA
- a CDS encoding LUD domain-containing protein produces the protein MNLFKKLFGSNDPSSDEGMNDNSNKPNPDINSPLDEQFIYNFKKNGGKFLYCENLDEVKEQFENILEENDWFETEALCYEPKLFFLLDENKLTYGQNINPKFLLSGCENLITEEGSILFSSNQIKQKKPNDLPANIIILAKTSQIVEGKSEGLSAIRKKYLTEYPTNITTIKYFEKAKEEDFTQYGSSAKNLYLLLLEDL, from the coding sequence ATGAATCTTTTTAAAAAATTATTTGGTTCTAATGATCCTTCATCTGATGAAGGCATGAACGATAATTCAAATAAACCAAATCCAGATATTAACTCCCCTTTGGATGAACAGTTCATCTATAATTTTAAAAAAAACGGCGGGAAATTTTTATACTGCGAAAATTTAGATGAAGTAAAAGAGCAATTTGAAAATATACTTGAAGAAAATGACTGGTTTGAAACTGAAGCTTTATGTTACGAACCAAAATTGTTTTTTTTATTAGATGAAAACAAACTTACATACGGTCAAAATATAAACCCTAAATTTTTATTATCCGGCTGCGAAAATCTAATAACTGAAGAAGGATCAATTTTATTTTCCTCCAATCAGATTAAGCAGAAAAAACCAAATGATTTACCTGCCAATATCATAATTTTGGCAAAAACAAGCCAGATTGTTGAAGGTAAAAGTGAAGGACTTAGTGCTATCAGAAAAAAATATTTAACAGAATACCCTACCAATATCACAACTATCAAATATTTCGAAAAAGCCAAAGAGGAAGATTTCACTCAGTATGGAAGTTCCGCAAAAAATTTATACCTATTGCTCTTAGAAGATCTTTAA
- a CDS encoding acyl-CoA-binding protein gives MIEKDLDKQFQEAVEIASSMTQASLPQDVQLRLYAFYKQATFDKSNFKVTDNSDLRNAFKTNAWIQISHLTQNEAKKKYIKLIHSLIK, from the coding sequence ATGATTGAAAAAGATTTAGACAAACAATTTCAAGAAGCAGTTGAAATTGCTTCTTCTATGACTCAAGCATCTTTACCGCAGGATGTGCAGCTGCGTCTTTATGCTTTTTACAAACAGGCAACATTTGACAAAAGTAACTTTAAAGTCACAGACAATTCTGACTTAAGAAATGCTTTTAAAACTAATGCCTGGATTCAGATCAGTCATCTTACACAAAATGAAGCCAAGAAAAAATATATTAAATTAATTCATTCCCTAATAAAGTAA
- a CDS encoding phosphatidylserine decarboxylase family protein produces the protein MFHKEGTQSILLGTIVTAVVFLASDYFIQTEWIKMAIEIVTLLLLIIILQFFRNPKRTVEINENHIIAPVDGKVVVIEEVFESEYFKDKRLQVSIFMSPINVHVTRYAISGLVKFSKYHPGKFLVAWHPKASEENERTTIVVENKTFGAILYRQIAGALAKRIVNYAQEGMQVVQGTDAGFIKFGSRVDIFLPLGTPINVELNQKAIGGKTIIAIKA, from the coding sequence ATGTTTCATAAAGAAGGAACTCAAAGTATTTTATTAGGCACTATTGTTACTGCTGTTGTTTTTTTAGCATCAGACTATTTTATCCAGACAGAATGGATTAAAATGGCTATTGAAATTGTAACTTTGTTATTATTGATTATCATCCTGCAATTTTTTAGAAACCCTAAAAGAACTGTAGAAATAAACGAAAATCATATTATTGCTCCTGTAGACGGAAAGGTAGTTGTGATAGAAGAAGTGTTTGAAAGCGAATATTTTAAAGACAAGAGGCTTCAGGTTTCAATTTTTATGTCTCCTATAAATGTTCACGTTACTCGTTACGCAATAAGCGGATTAGTAAAATTCAGCAAATACCATCCCGGTAAATTTCTTGTAGCCTGGCATCCAAAAGCCAGTGAAGAAAATGAAAGAACAACCATTGTTGTTGAAAATAAAACTTTCGGAGCTATTTTGTACCGTCAGATTGCAGGTGCATTAGCAAAGCGTATTGTAAATTATGCACAGGAAGGCATGCAGGTTGTACAAGGCACCGATGCTGGTTTTATTAAATTTGGTTCAAGAGTAGATATTTTTCTGCCTCTAGGCACTCCGATTAATGTAGAATTAAATCAAAAAGCAATTGGAGGAAAGACTATAATTGCAATTAAGGCTTAA